In Kineococcus sp. NBC_00420, a single genomic region encodes these proteins:
- a CDS encoding M15 family metallopeptidase yields the protein MSVGAVAPLSAAAAVVQPPTPEEVEQARRAAQASAAAAAAAQQRLEAAQAQLDVVASEANEALERYQQAVEAHQAAQQREVEEQTRLDAAETALSRGQDDLGRWASQAYRSAEVMPQYTGMVRLLQRSATDETAQAMAIAQRLGASRNNAVTDYEMAQRRQAEAAERAVEARQASQARAEQASKAKEAVDALVAQQSAQVKDLTALQTAATGVARNDATRADNLATARAVADAEAAAAAARAAAEAQATAAAQARSTASSALDATSAGAGPSTGGDCAGSSTAGYPNGLIPRSALCPLWGASGHVLRVDAAEAFNRLSQAYAQEFSRPMCVTDSYRTLTEQIDVKRRKPDLAATPGTSRHGLGIAVDLGCGVQNFGSPQFIWLKRNAALFGWLHPAWAERANGPFEPWHWEYTG from the coding sequence GTGAGCGTCGGTGCAGTTGCGCCCCTCAGCGCGGCCGCCGCCGTAGTCCAGCCCCCCACTCCCGAAGAGGTCGAGCAGGCGCGCCGCGCCGCGCAGGCCTCGGCCGCGGCGGCCGCGGCGGCTCAGCAGCGTTTGGAGGCTGCGCAAGCCCAGTTGGACGTAGTGGCCTCTGAGGCCAATGAGGCGCTGGAGCGCTACCAGCAGGCGGTCGAGGCTCACCAGGCCGCTCAGCAGCGTGAGGTCGAGGAGCAGACGCGACTGGACGCGGCTGAAACTGCCTTGAGCCGGGGTCAGGACGATCTCGGCCGCTGGGCTTCGCAGGCCTATCGCAGCGCTGAGGTGATGCCGCAGTACACCGGCATGGTGCGACTGCTGCAACGTAGTGCCACCGATGAGACCGCTCAGGCGATGGCCATCGCCCAACGTTTGGGCGCCAGCCGCAACAACGCCGTCACCGACTACGAGATGGCTCAGCGGAGGCAAGCTGAAGCCGCCGAGCGTGCCGTTGAGGCTCGTCAGGCCAGTCAGGCCCGCGCTGAGCAGGCCAGCAAGGCCAAGGAAGCGGTCGATGCCTTGGTCGCTCAGCAGAGTGCGCAGGTGAAGGATCTGACCGCGTTGCAGACCGCTGCGACCGGGGTGGCCCGTAATGACGCGACCCGCGCGGACAACCTGGCCACGGCCCGAGCCGTCGCTGACGCTGAAGCTGCCGCCGCGGCAGCGCGGGCCGCAGCTGAGGCTCAAGCGACCGCTGCAGCCCAAGCGAGGTCTACGGCGAGCAGCGCCCTAGACGCCACCAGTGCTGGCGCTGGCCCGAGCACAGGGGGTGATTGTGCGGGAAGCAGCACCGCCGGCTACCCCAACGGCCTCATCCCACGCAGCGCGCTGTGCCCGTTGTGGGGAGCCTCCGGCCACGTGCTGCGCGTCGACGCCGCCGAGGCCTTCAACCGCCTCAGCCAGGCCTACGCGCAGGAGTTCAGTCGGCCGATGTGCGTGACTGACTCTTACCGCACCCTGACTGAGCAGATCGACGTGAAGCGACGCAAACCCGATCTGGCCGCCACACCGGGCACCAGTCGCCACGGTTTGGGCATCGCCGTCGACCTCGGGTGCGGGGTGCAGAATTTTGGTTCTCCACAGTTCATCTGGCTCAAGCGCAACGCGGCCCTGTTCGGCTGGCTGCATCCGGCCTGGGCAGAGCGTGCGAACGGTCCTTTCGAGCCCTGGCACTGGGAGTACACCGGGTAA
- a CDS encoding DUF305 domain-containing protein: protein MILTACGGSDSGSMDHSSMSSSTMSSSSAPAAGASVDAEHNDQDVMFAQQMIVHHQGAVEMAQMATTQASSQEVKTLAASIESAQAPEIEEMTSWLTAWDEPVTADSSMGNMDHSSDPAMTSSTMTGSSMTGSGMGGSSMPGMMSEEQMTQLQNATGADFDRMFLQMMTEHHEGAVTMAQTEQQQGQNPQAMELADSIVTSQTAEIDQMNQMLTAMG, encoded by the coding sequence TTGATCCTGACCGCTTGTGGCGGCAGCGACAGCGGCTCGATGGACCACTCCTCGATGTCGTCCTCGACAATGTCCTCGTCTTCGGCTCCCGCGGCCGGCGCATCCGTTGATGCCGAACACAACGACCAGGACGTGATGTTCGCCCAGCAGATGATCGTGCATCACCAGGGCGCCGTGGAGATGGCCCAAATGGCCACCACCCAGGCCTCCAGTCAGGAGGTCAAAACCCTGGCCGCGAGCATCGAGTCGGCCCAGGCGCCCGAGATCGAAGAGATGACGTCCTGGCTCACCGCCTGGGATGAGCCCGTCACGGCTGACTCCTCGATGGGGAACATGGACCACTCCAGCGACCCCGCGATGACCAGCTCAACGATGACCGGCTCGAGCATGACCGGCTCGGGCATGGGTGGTTCCTCGATGCCCGGAATGATGAGCGAGGAGCAGATGACTCAGCTGCAGAACGCTACCGGCGCTGACTTCGACCGAATGTTCCTGCAGATGATGACCGAGCACCACGAGGGTGCGGTGACGATGGCTCAGACCGAGCAGCAGCAGGGGCAGAACCCCCAGGCCATGGAACTGGCCGACTCCATCGTGACGAGCCAGACCGCCGAGATCGACCAGATGAACCAGATGCTGACCGCCATGGGCTGA
- a CDS encoding fluoride efflux transporter FluC, protein MTIWVFAAACLAGSLGAVSRFVVDGEIRRRRPSSFPWATLVINVTGSLLLGIVTGVVVAHGEPTVWKTVVGTGFCGGYTTFSTAMVETLRLAQGKATIASMTYALGTLVAATAAGGTGLGLGWWL, encoded by the coding sequence ATGACCATCTGGGTCTTCGCGGCCGCGTGCCTGGCCGGCTCGCTGGGAGCGGTGAGCCGCTTCGTCGTCGACGGGGAGATCCGCCGACGCCGGCCGTCGTCGTTCCCGTGGGCGACGCTCGTCATCAACGTCACCGGCTCGCTGCTGCTGGGGATCGTCACCGGTGTCGTCGTGGCGCACGGGGAGCCGACGGTGTGGAAGACGGTCGTCGGTACGGGATTCTGCGGTGGCTACACCACCTTCAGCACAGCCATGGTCGAGACGTTGCGGTTGGCACAGGGCAAGGCCACCATCGCGAGCATGACGTACGCCCTGGGCACCCTGGTGGCCGCGACGGCCGCAGGCGGCACGGGTCTAGGCCTCGGGTGGTGGCTGTGA
- a CDS encoding IS3 family transposase (programmed frameshift), translating to MPKQYPAEIKDRAVRMVLDHQGDYPSLRAACVAISERLGVSRASLQRWVDQAQVDAGAKPGLSSAEVEEIKALKAENKRLREANEILRSASNFLLVGARPPQAGGAPTAPALIIAFVDEMRVRGFAVESICAVLTEQGYQVAARTYRAWEQGPVPSMRTVSDAHVVNALRSTVGQPESLYGRRKMVAHLRRAGLAVAHCTVDRLMRAEGMNGARRAKKIRTTVPGKDGVRAGDLLNRKFSAPAPNVVWVADFTYVWTWAGFVYPTLAVAFIVDVFAQRIVGWHARTSKRTELVLTCLRMATWGREHAGTPVAPGLIVHSDAGSQYKSLRLTEHLFIEGFAASIGSVGDAYDNALMETVIGLYKTECIRTGPFHAGPLKTLSDVEYATATWVEWWNNSRLHSRLDYRPPAEAEAAHYADLSDSIQELCPM from the exons ATGCCCAAGCAGTACCCCGCCGAGATCAAAGACCGAGCAGTGCGGATGGTCCTGGACCACCAAGGCGACTACCCCTCCCTGCGCGCAGCGTGCGTAGCCATCAGCGAACGCCTCGGCGTCTCCCGCGCCAGCCTGCAGCGCTGGGTCGACCAGGCTCAGGTCGATGCCGGCGCCAAGCCCGGTCTCAGCAGCGCCGAGGTGGAGGAGATCAAGGCGCTGAAGGCGGAGAACAAGCGCCTGCGTGAGGCCAACGAGATACTCCGTTCCGCCTCGA ATTTTCTTCTCGTGGGAGCTCGTCCCCCGCAAGCGGGAGGTGCCCCCACCGCGCCAGCGTTGATCATCGCCTTCGTCGACGAGATGAGGGTCAGGGGTTTCGCGGTCGAGTCGATCTGCGCCGTGCTCACCGAGCAGGGTTACCAGGTCGCCGCGAGAACCTACCGGGCCTGGGAGCAGGGCCCGGTCCCGTCGATGAGAACCGTGTCCGACGCGCATGTCGTCAACGCCCTGCGCAGCACTGTTGGGCAACCGGAGTCGCTGTACGGGCGGCGGAAGATGGTTGCCCATCTGCGCCGGGCGGGCCTGGCGGTGGCGCACTGCACCGTGGACCGATTGATGCGCGCAGAAGGCATGAACGGGGCCCGGCGGGCGAAGAAGATCCGCACCACCGTCCCCGGCAAGGACGGGGTGCGGGCCGGGGACCTGCTGAACCGGAAGTTCAGCGCCCCGGCGCCGAACGTTGTCTGGGTGGCGGACTTCACGTATGTCTGGACGTGGGCGGGGTTCGTCTACCCCACCCTTGCGGTCGCTTTCATCGTCGACGTGTTTGCTCAGCGGATCGTGGGCTGGCACGCGAGGACCAGCAAGCGCACCGAGCTGGTCCTGACCTGTCTGCGGATGGCGACCTGGGGACGGGAGCATGCGGGGACACCTGTGGCGCCGGGGTTGATCGTGCACTCGGATGCCGGGTCGCAGTACAAGAGTTTGAGGCTGACCGAGCATCTGTTCATCGAGGGTTTCGCGGCGTCGATCGGTTCGGTCGGTGACGCCTACGACAACGCCCTGATGGAGACGGTGATCGGCCTCTACAAGACCGAGTGCATCCGCACCGGTCCCTTTCACGCCGGGCCGTTGAAGACTCTCTCCGATGTGGAGTACGCCACGGCTACCTGGGTGGAGTGGTGGAACAACTCCCGGCTGCACTCCCGGTTGGATTACCGTCCACCTGCTGAGGCTGAGGCCGCCCACTACGCTGACCTCAGCGACTCCATCCAGGAGTTGTGCCCCATGTGA
- a CDS encoding YeiH family protein — translation MSEENVSIPSTGTPRTAATPSSPSASTGPAPRPERASPWPGLLVVAAATAAAYGIAWLVPAVNATTAGVVLGVLLVNCGLHRPVLRPGTRIASKRLLRIAVVLLGLQLSLAQLASLGLGGLAVVVVTVAVTFTGTQLLGRALGVGRARSLLIATGFSICGASAVAAMEPVADGDEEDTSVAIALVTLCGSLAIFLLPVLRGPLHLDPTAFGSWVGASVHDVGQTVATASRVPGALTAAVVVKLSRVVLLAPLVTGVALVRTRRLRRAAAEQPSREGAPGAQARRPPVLPLFVAGFLAAIVVSSTGVLPAAALADVKVVQQVLLVAALVGLGTGIHLPALRRTGGRALLLGLASWILVAAVAYAGVTLLDR, via the coding sequence GTGAGCGAAGAGAACGTCTCGATCCCCTCGACCGGCACACCCCGCACCGCCGCGACGCCGTCTTCTCCATCGGCCTCGACGGGTCCCGCCCCGCGCCCCGAGCGTGCGTCCCCGTGGCCCGGGCTGCTCGTCGTGGCTGCGGCCACCGCCGCGGCCTACGGCATCGCCTGGCTCGTGCCTGCCGTCAACGCCACCACGGCCGGGGTCGTGCTCGGTGTGCTGCTGGTCAACTGCGGCTTGCACCGCCCCGTTCTGCGCCCGGGCACGCGGATCGCGTCCAAGCGCCTGTTGCGCATCGCCGTCGTCCTGCTCGGTCTGCAGCTGTCCCTGGCGCAGCTGGCCTCCCTGGGCCTGGGCGGGTTGGCCGTCGTCGTGGTCACGGTCGCGGTCACCTTCACCGGAACCCAGCTGCTCGGGCGTGCGCTGGGCGTGGGGCGGGCCCGGTCGCTGCTGATCGCCACCGGCTTCTCCATCTGCGGGGCCTCGGCGGTCGCGGCGATGGAACCCGTCGCCGACGGAGACGAGGAGGACACCAGTGTCGCCATCGCGCTGGTCACGCTCTGCGGCAGCCTCGCGATCTTCCTCCTGCCGGTGCTGCGGGGGCCGCTGCACCTGGACCCGACCGCGTTCGGCAGCTGGGTCGGCGCCAGCGTGCACGACGTGGGACAGACCGTCGCCACGGCCAGCCGCGTCCCCGGAGCCCTCACCGCAGCGGTGGTGGTCAAGCTCAGCCGCGTGGTCCTGCTCGCCCCCCTGGTCACCGGCGTGGCGCTCGTACGGACCCGGCGCCTGCGCCGCGCCGCTGCTGAGCAGCCCTCACGCGAGGGCGCACCCGGCGCCCAGGCGCGGCGGCCGCCCGTCCTGCCGCTCTTCGTCGCGGGCTTCCTGGCCGCCATCGTCGTGAGCAGCACCGGTGTGCTGCCGGCGGCGGCCCTGGCCGACGTCAAGGTCGTCCAGCAGGTCCTGCTCGTCGCCGCCCTGGTCGGGCTCGGCACCGGCATCCACCTGCCGGCGCTGCGCCGCACGGGTGGGCGCGCCCTGCTCCTCGGGCTGGCCTCCTGGATCCTCGTCGCCGCTGTCGCCTACGCCGGGGTGACCCTCCTCGACCGCTGA
- a CDS encoding heavy metal translocating P-type ATPase — MTTRNDGLRQATRPSAVDPVCGMTVDPATTVAAEHDGRTHHFCSDGCRAAFLDDPERYAGASSAGEGTAVHGSAHDHDSSHNHGASHGHSQHGHSQHEHHHHHDDHAGYGAGADVHAGPGEAVEYTCPMHPEVRQEGPGSCPICGMGLEPVVVTADAGPSHELVDMRRRFWIGLVLALPVLLLEMGRHLFMAVHDAVPAEVSTWIQFALATPVVLWAGWPFFVRGWASLRTRNLNMFTLIAMGTGVAWVFSTVATFAPGIFPDAFRDESGTVDVYFEAAAVITVLVLLGQVLELRAREQTSGAIRALLDLTPKTARRLDEDGQEREVSLEEVQLGDRLRVRPGEKVPVDGTVTEGRSSVDESLVTGESLPVTKTTGDRVLGGTISSSGSLVITADAVGRDTMLSRIVAMVADAQRSRAPIQRTADRVAAIFVPAVISVAVVAFIIWAVFGPDPRLAHALIVAVAVLIIACPCALGLATPMSIMVGVGRGARSGVLIKNAEALERLEKVDTLVVDKTGTLTEGRPSLDRIILVSSTATATATAGAGTTADGSQADADAEAEVLRLAAAVERASEHPLGEAVVRAAEERGLRLPAVQDFAAPAGRGVSGVVEGRRVAIGSAGLLSSLGIDASAVQEQADAVRSTGAIAVLVALDEQVVAVLAIADQVKESTATALSQLREAGLEIVMLTGDNRVTAQAVAAGLGIDRVEAEVLPDHKSDVVKALRAEGRVVAMAGDGVNDAPALAAADVGIAMGSGTDVAMESAGVTLLTGDLTAIVRARRISQLTMRNIRQNLVFAFIYNAAGIPIAAGVLYPFFGILLSPIIAAAAMALSSVSVITNALRLRTQHV; from the coding sequence ATGACGACTCGCAACGACGGCCTGCGGCAGGCAACACGACCGTCGGCAGTGGACCCGGTGTGCGGCATGACGGTGGACCCCGCGACGACGGTCGCCGCAGAGCACGACGGGCGAACCCACCACTTCTGCTCCGATGGCTGCCGGGCCGCCTTCCTCGACGACCCTGAGCGCTATGCCGGCGCGTCGAGCGCCGGTGAAGGAACCGCCGTCCACGGCAGCGCTCACGATCACGATTCGTCCCACAATCACGGTGCGTCCCACGGGCACAGCCAGCACGGGCACAGCCAGCACGAGCACCACCACCACCACGACGACCACGCCGGTTATGGTGCGGGCGCCGATGTGCACGCCGGTCCCGGTGAGGCCGTGGAGTACACCTGCCCGATGCACCCGGAGGTGCGTCAGGAGGGTCCGGGCAGCTGCCCGATCTGCGGGATGGGGTTGGAGCCGGTCGTCGTGACGGCCGACGCCGGGCCCAGCCATGAACTGGTGGACATGCGTCGCCGCTTCTGGATCGGGCTGGTCCTAGCGCTGCCGGTTCTGCTGCTGGAGATGGGCCGGCACCTGTTCATGGCCGTGCACGACGCGGTCCCGGCTGAGGTTTCGACGTGGATCCAGTTCGCGTTGGCGACCCCGGTGGTGTTGTGGGCCGGGTGGCCGTTCTTCGTCCGCGGCTGGGCCTCGCTGCGCACCCGTAACCTGAACATGTTCACCCTCATCGCGATGGGCACCGGGGTGGCGTGGGTGTTCAGCACCGTGGCCACCTTCGCACCGGGCATCTTCCCCGACGCCTTCCGCGACGAGAGCGGCACCGTCGACGTCTACTTCGAGGCTGCAGCCGTCATCACCGTGCTGGTGCTGCTGGGTCAGGTGCTGGAACTGCGGGCCCGTGAGCAGACCTCCGGCGCCATCCGCGCCCTGCTGGACCTGACCCCCAAGACCGCACGTCGCCTCGACGAAGACGGCCAGGAGCGTGAGGTCTCCCTCGAGGAGGTCCAGCTGGGCGACCGGTTGCGGGTGCGTCCGGGGGAGAAGGTCCCCGTCGACGGCACCGTGACCGAGGGCCGCTCCTCCGTCGATGAGTCCCTGGTGACGGGTGAGTCGTTGCCGGTCACCAAGACCACGGGAGATCGGGTGCTGGGGGGCACCATCAGCTCCTCCGGCTCCCTGGTCATCACCGCGGACGCGGTGGGCCGGGACACGATGCTCTCGCGCATCGTGGCGATGGTCGCCGACGCGCAGCGTTCCCGGGCCCCGATCCAGCGCACCGCTGACCGGGTCGCGGCCATCTTCGTCCCCGCTGTGATCAGCGTCGCCGTCGTAGCGTTCATCATCTGGGCCGTCTTCGGTCCCGACCCTCGCCTGGCCCACGCGCTCATTGTGGCCGTCGCGGTCCTGATCATCGCCTGCCCGTGCGCGCTCGGGCTGGCCACCCCGATGTCGATCATGGTCGGCGTCGGTCGCGGCGCCCGCTCCGGAGTGCTCATCAAGAACGCCGAAGCACTCGAGCGCCTGGAGAAGGTCGACACCCTGGTGGTGGACAAGACCGGAACCCTCACCGAGGGCCGCCCCTCCCTGGACAGGATCATCCTGGTGTCCTCCACCGCCACCGCCACCGCCACCGCCGGCGCCGGCACCACGGCTGATGGATCCCAGGCTGATGCAGACGCCGAGGCCGAGGTGCTCCGCCTGGCCGCGGCCGTCGAACGCGCCTCCGAACACCCCCTGGGGGAGGCCGTCGTACGCGCCGCAGAAGAGCGGGGTCTGCGCCTGCCGGCGGTGCAGGACTTCGCCGCCCCCGCTGGGCGTGGGGTTAGCGGTGTCGTGGAGGGCCGGCGGGTGGCCATCGGCAGCGCTGGACTGCTGTCCTCTCTCGGCATCGACGCCAGTGCGGTGCAGGAGCAGGCGGACGCGGTGCGCTCCACCGGCGCTATCGCGGTCCTGGTCGCCCTCGATGAGCAGGTGGTGGCCGTGCTGGCCATCGCCGACCAGGTCAAGGAGAGCACCGCGACCGCGTTGAGCCAGCTGCGCGAGGCGGGGCTGGAGATCGTGATGCTCACCGGCGACAACCGGGTCACCGCGCAGGCCGTCGCGGCCGGTCTGGGCATCGATCGCGTCGAGGCCGAGGTGCTACCCGACCACAAGAGCGACGTCGTGAAGGCCTTGCGCGCCGAAGGGCGGGTCGTGGCCATGGCCGGGGACGGCGTGAACGATGCCCCCGCCCTAGCCGCCGCCGACGTGGGCATCGCCATGGGCTCCGGCACCGACGTGGCGATGGAGAGCGCCGGGGTGACCCTGCTCACCGGCGACCTGACCGCGATCGTTCGAGCTCGGCGGATCTCGCAGCTGACGATGCGCAACATCCGCCAGAACCTCGTCTTCGCGTTCATCTACAACGCCGCGGGCATCCCCATCGCCGCCGGCGTCCTGTACCCGTTCTTCGGGATCCTGCTCTCCCCGATCATCGCTGCGGCGGCGATGGCCCTGTCCTCGGTCAGCGTCATCACCAACGCGCTGCGGTTGCGCACCCAGCACGTATAG
- a CDS encoding LysR family transcriptional regulator has product MDVDLRRVPDLDSLQLLVRVAELGSLSRAGRAHGIGQPAASARVLGMERRMGTALVQRSARGSILTPAGALVVGWARDVLAAAAGLGAGIASLNAESASRLRVAASMTVAEHLLPSWLVRLAAASPGTAVSLQAMNSTEVAAAVLAGDADIGFVEGPDVPAGLETRSIGSDRLVVVVAPGHPWTRRRRGIDAAELAGTRLVAREATSGTRAAAEAALRAALRSKQPGGGWHEVAPARPVLELSTTTAVRAAVAEGAGPAVLSHLAVEQDVAAGRLVLVQVEGVDLRRTLRAVWPSGQRPRGPAQDLLAIVNTTPRRARAR; this is encoded by the coding sequence GTGGACGTCGACCTGCGTCGGGTACCGGACCTGGATTCTCTGCAGCTGCTGGTGCGGGTGGCCGAGCTGGGCAGCCTCAGCCGTGCCGGGCGTGCGCACGGCATCGGTCAGCCCGCCGCCAGTGCCCGTGTGCTCGGCATGGAGCGCCGGATGGGGACCGCCCTGGTGCAGCGCTCGGCCCGCGGCTCGATCCTGACCCCGGCCGGGGCGCTGGTCGTCGGCTGGGCCCGCGATGTCCTCGCGGCCGCCGCCGGACTGGGGGCGGGCATCGCGTCCCTGAACGCCGAGAGCGCCAGCCGGCTGCGGGTCGCGGCGAGCATGACGGTCGCCGAGCACCTGCTGCCGAGCTGGTTGGTGCGCCTGGCCGCGGCCAGCCCGGGTACCGCCGTCAGCTTGCAGGCGATGAACTCCACCGAGGTCGCCGCCGCGGTCCTGGCGGGCGACGCCGACATCGGATTCGTCGAGGGCCCGGACGTCCCTGCCGGGCTGGAGACCAGGAGCATCGGCAGCGACCGCCTGGTCGTCGTCGTCGCTCCCGGCCACCCGTGGACCCGGCGCCGGCGGGGCATCGACGCCGCCGAGCTGGCCGGAACCCGTCTGGTGGCCCGCGAGGCGACGTCGGGCACCCGCGCCGCGGCCGAGGCGGCGCTGCGGGCCGCCCTGCGGAGCAAGCAGCCCGGCGGCGGGTGGCACGAGGTGGCACCGGCCCGGCCGGTGCTGGAACTCTCGACCACCACCGCGGTGCGCGCAGCCGTCGCCGAGGGCGCCGGCCCGGCGGTGCTCAGCCACCTCGCCGTCGAACAGGACGTCGCCGCGGGACGTCTGGTGCTCGTGCAGGTCGAGGGGGTGGATCTGCGGCGCACGCTGCGCGCGGTGTGGCCGAGTGGCCAGCGCCCCCGGGGCCCCGCCCAGGACCTGCTCGCCATCGTCAACACGACCCCCCGGCGGGCACGAGCTCGGTGA
- a CDS encoding sigma-70 family RNA polymerase sigma factor: MTSEHADRLALLHDNHAPALERFALRLCGDPVTAQDITQEALLRAWRSPAILDVDDEAARRWLFTVVRHLAIDEHRRARYRRELMTADPPDTAVDDATDVLLQRWLVTDALSSLSLEHRRAVVSCYYLRRTVVEIAASEGVPAGTIKSRLHYGLKALKLALQERGAVR; encoded by the coding sequence ATGACCAGCGAGCACGCCGACCGCCTCGCGTTGTTGCACGACAACCACGCACCGGCGCTTGAGCGCTTCGCGCTGCGCTTGTGCGGGGACCCGGTGACGGCGCAGGACATCACCCAGGAGGCTCTCCTGCGTGCCTGGCGCTCTCCCGCGATCTTGGACGTGGACGACGAAGCGGCCCGGCGGTGGTTGTTCACCGTCGTCAGGCACCTCGCCATCGACGAACACCGTCGCGCCCGGTACAGGCGTGAGCTGATGACGGCGGATCCGCCGGACACCGCGGTCGACGACGCGACGGACGTGCTCCTGCAGCGCTGGCTGGTCACCGACGCGCTGTCGTCGCTGTCCTTGGAGCACCGTCGGGCAGTGGTGAGCTGCTACTACCTCCGGCGCACCGTCGTTGAGATCGCGGCCAGTGAGGGGGTTCCTGCGGGCACCATCAAGTCCCGGCTGCACTACGGCCTCAAGGCCCTCAAATTGGCCCTGCAAGAGCGAGGAGCAGTCCGGTGA
- a CDS encoding anti-sigma factor family protein produces the protein MSDAPREMHEWDAAYVLGGLTSRERATYERHLESCAACTASVAELAGVPGLLASVPIDEAVELLDEAPHETAPRQVAVRRPLLGRHWASIRRPRRVLVALGTAAVVVVGAGGYAIGAAGDPAAPAPSAALSASSAKAMTPTQGSAISAELAVSAKSWGTRFDWTFRDDRGTASSRVYDLVAIANDGTRTVVATWSAVDGTAGGLVAASSLPTESLVAVEIVVAARSTVVATVDV, from the coding sequence GTGAGCGATGCGCCGCGGGAGATGCACGAGTGGGACGCCGCCTACGTGCTGGGAGGACTGACCAGCCGGGAGCGAGCCACCTACGAGCGCCACCTCGAGAGCTGCGCAGCCTGTACCGCATCGGTCGCCGAGCTCGCCGGCGTGCCCGGCCTCCTGGCATCGGTACCGATCGACGAAGCGGTCGAGCTCTTGGACGAGGCCCCCCACGAGACCGCGCCACGGCAGGTAGCCGTCAGGAGACCGTTGCTGGGACGGCACTGGGCCAGCATCCGACGTCCACGACGCGTGCTGGTGGCGTTGGGTACCGCCGCCGTGGTCGTCGTCGGTGCAGGCGGATACGCGATCGGCGCTGCAGGCGATCCTGCAGCCCCCGCGCCATCTGCCGCGCTGTCTGCCAGCTCGGCGAAAGCGATGACGCCCACGCAGGGGTCCGCGATCAGCGCCGAACTGGCCGTCAGCGCCAAGAGCTGGGGAACACGGTTCGACTGGACCTTTCGAGATGACAGGGGCACCGCATCGTCACGGGTGTACGACCTCGTGGCCATCGCCAACGACGGCACCCGCACCGTCGTCGCGACGTGGAGCGCCGTGGACGGCACCGCAGGCGGTCTTGTGGCCGCGTCCAGCCTGCCGACGGAGTCCCTCGTCGCGGTCGAGATCGTCGTCGCCGCGAGGTCGACCGTCGTGGCCACCGTCGATGTCTAG
- a CDS encoding fluoride efflux transporter FluC, with product MHLSAPIIAIVAGGALLGTAARYGLALHWPVRTAAWPWATFTVNLIGAFALGFLLEALARRGEDAGRRRLVRLGVGTGFLGAFTTYSSLAVETDMLVHAARPALAVAYSLASVAAGLIVALAGIALAAGHHRWRLSRLPQDPDAVDTSPAAGGKR from the coding sequence GTGCATCTGTCGGCCCCGATAATCGCCATCGTGGCCGGCGGGGCACTGCTGGGGACCGCCGCGCGCTACGGTCTCGCGCTGCACTGGCCCGTGCGCACCGCAGCCTGGCCGTGGGCGACGTTCACCGTGAACCTGATCGGCGCTTTCGCCTTGGGCTTCCTGCTGGAGGCGTTGGCGCGCCGGGGTGAGGACGCCGGCCGTCGACGGCTCGTGCGACTCGGGGTCGGTACCGGCTTCCTGGGGGCGTTCACCACCTACAGTTCGCTGGCCGTCGAGACCGACATGCTGGTGCACGCTGCCCGACCCGCCCTGGCTGTGGCCTACTCCCTCGCCAGTGTCGCCGCGGGGCTGATCGTCGCACTGGCCGGGATAGCGCTGGCCGCAGGTCACCACCGGTGGCGTTTGAGCCGCTTGCCGCAGGACCCGGACGCGGTCGACACCAGCCCCGCAGCAGGAGGGAAGCGATGA
- a CDS encoding universal stress protein has translation MSPPRRPVVVGFTPTASPRILLEAASLARAYDVPLIVVFSDPSRFVEGRRADGSPIVVPVDSDTSEIIDDAPAPQVAEVGARVEGIMTDSGVEDVAIEVRGLLGEPATTLAQLALEVDARFVVVGARAHGWRASLHELVEGSVAVHLSSRQPATVVVVPAAPDTP, from the coding sequence GTGAGCCCGCCGAGACGCCCGGTCGTCGTCGGTTTCACCCCCACGGCTTCCCCGCGGATCCTCCTAGAAGCTGCCAGCCTGGCCCGGGCTTACGACGTGCCGTTGATCGTGGTCTTCAGCGACCCTTCCCGCTTCGTCGAAGGGCGCCGCGCGGATGGGAGTCCCATCGTCGTGCCCGTCGATTCCGACACCAGCGAGATCATCGACGACGCTCCCGCACCGCAGGTCGCCGAGGTCGGGGCACGGGTCGAAGGCATCATGACCGACAGTGGTGTCGAGGACGTGGCCATCGAAGTGCGAGGGCTCCTGGGAGAACCCGCGACGACCCTGGCTCAGCTGGCCCTCGAGGTCGATGCGCGGTTCGTCGTGGTCGGGGCTCGGGCCCACGGTTGGCGGGCTTCGCTGCACGAGCTGGTAGAGGGCTCGGTGGCAGTGCACCTGAGTTCGCGCCAGCCCGCGACGGTGGTCGTGGTCCCGGCCGCGCCCGACACGCCATGA
- a CDS encoding metal-sensitive transcriptional regulator yields MTATTLPGYAETKTAHLKRLRRIEGQVRGLQRMVEEDSYCIDVLTQVSAATKALEAVALGLLEEHLAHCVRDAIAQGGDEADAKIKEASAAIARLVRS; encoded by the coding sequence ATGACCGCCACGACACTCCCCGGCTACGCCGAGACCAAGACCGCGCATCTGAAGCGGCTGCGCCGCATCGAAGGTCAGGTCCGCGGGCTGCAGCGCATGGTCGAGGAGGACTCCTACTGCATCGATGTCCTCACCCAGGTCTCAGCCGCCACCAAGGCTCTAGAAGCGGTCGCGCTCGGCCTGCTGGAGGAGCACCTGGCCCACTGCGTGCGCGACGCCATCGCTCAGGGCGGCGATGAGGCAGACGCCAAGATCAAAGAAGCCTCAGCCGCCATCGCTCGGCTCGTTCGCTCCTGA